One part of the Salinivirga cyanobacteriivorans genome encodes these proteins:
- a CDS encoding menaquinone biosynthesis decarboxylase, producing MRYNGLNAFINRLKNQNELLVIDEFVDPELEITEIADRFSKEANGGKALLFRNTGTSFPILINAYGSQNRIHEALGIKHSKDFASRIEQLFNSFNNQSGSLIQKLKLLPQLAGIGRFLPRKKKGNGICQQQVHHNPDLNILPILKCWPHDGGKFITLPIVHTIDPENGMRNVGMYRMQQMSSNTTGMHWHKHKVGARHYQQYKDRKEKMPVSVVLGGDPVYTYAATAPAPDHFDEYIIAGFIRKAPVKLVKCITNDIFVPEDVDIVIEGYIDPEESWVNEGPFGDHTGFYSLADLYPLFHVTCITHRNDAVFPATIVGIPPMEDAFMGEISEHLFLKPLQIGIAPEVKDMHMPVVGVVHNLVIVSANVKYEGQAFKIANALWGAGQMMFTKYIIVVDHNIDIRDYNAVFKAVLNISNWQEKTLFSKGPLDILDHSSDAQSVGGKLCIDATVNQDGVTQNMNSVEIPESIDAMLFGDGLLVVFTRAFDKDFTIVSNHYKQCKGIVVFVEKGLQDLNINTLAWYILGNTDPVRDIKIKDDIVLIDALRKHGRKDFKRPWPDLVVMDDETIRKVDNKWSKYNIGNFIASPSNAFKSVTDGKQARLS from the coding sequence ATGAGGTATAACGGACTTAATGCTTTTATTAATCGATTAAAAAACCAGAATGAACTTCTGGTTATAGATGAATTTGTTGATCCTGAACTGGAGATTACCGAAATTGCAGATCGTTTCAGCAAAGAAGCAAATGGTGGAAAGGCCCTTTTATTCCGTAATACCGGAACAAGCTTTCCTATTTTGATTAATGCTTATGGGAGCCAGAATAGAATCCACGAAGCCCTTGGTATTAAACATTCAAAAGATTTTGCCAGCCGTATCGAACAGCTCTTCAATAGTTTTAATAACCAGTCAGGATCATTAATACAAAAACTAAAGTTATTGCCTCAATTAGCCGGCATCGGCCGGTTTTTACCCCGCAAGAAAAAAGGTAACGGCATTTGCCAGCAACAAGTCCACCATAATCCCGATCTCAATATTTTACCCATACTAAAATGCTGGCCTCACGATGGTGGAAAATTTATTACACTACCTATTGTCCATACCATTGATCCTGAAAATGGAATGCGCAACGTGGGTATGTACCGAATGCAGCAAATGTCATCGAATACCACAGGCATGCACTGGCATAAACATAAAGTGGGAGCACGCCATTATCAACAGTATAAAGATCGAAAAGAAAAGATGCCCGTCAGTGTGGTGCTCGGTGGAGACCCGGTTTACACTTATGCGGCTACTGCACCTGCACCCGATCATTTCGATGAATATATTATAGCCGGGTTCATCAGAAAAGCACCTGTTAAACTGGTTAAATGTATTACAAACGATATTTTTGTTCCTGAAGATGTAGATATTGTAATCGAAGGTTACATCGATCCGGAGGAATCCTGGGTGAATGAAGGACCGTTTGGCGATCATACCGGGTTTTATTCACTTGCAGACCTTTATCCTTTATTTCATGTTACCTGCATTACCCATCGGAACGACGCAGTTTTTCCTGCCACAATTGTTGGTATTCCTCCAATGGAAGATGCTTTTATGGGAGAGATATCTGAGCATCTGTTTTTAAAACCATTGCAGATTGGTATTGCCCCAGAGGTGAAAGATATGCACATGCCTGTTGTCGGCGTAGTGCATAACCTGGTAATTGTGTCGGCTAATGTAAAGTATGAAGGACAGGCATTTAAAATTGCAAATGCACTGTGGGGTGCAGGACAAATGATGTTTACAAAATATATCATTGTTGTCGACCATAACATTGACATAAGAGACTACAATGCTGTTTTCAAAGCAGTTTTAAATATCAGTAACTGGCAAGAAAAAACGCTGTTTTCCAAAGGACCACTTGATATTCTCGATCACTCGAGTGATGCACAATCTGTTGGTGGTAAGCTATGCATCGATGCTACAGTCAATCAGGATGGTGTTACTCAAAATATGAATAGTGTTGAAATACCTGAAAGCATCGATGCCATGCTATTTGGAGATGGTCTGTTAGTAGTCTTTACCAGGGCATTTGACAAAGACTTTACTATAGTCAGCAACCATTACAAGCAATGCAAAGGAATTGTGGTTTTTGTCGAGAAAGGATTGCAAGATTTGAATATTAATACTTTAGCCTGGTATATTTTAGGAAACACTGATCCGGTTAGAGATATAAAAATCAAAGATGATATAGTACTCATCGATGCCTTACGAAAACACGGGCGGAAAGATTTTAAACGGCCATGGCCAGACCTTGTGGTTATGGATGATGAGACCATCCGAAAGGTAGACAATAAATGGAGTAAGTATAACATTGGCAATTTTATTGCCTCACCCTCCAATGCTTTTAAGTCAGTAACAGATGGTAAGCAAGCAAGGTTGTCGTAA